From a single Sediminibacterium sp. KACHI17 genomic region:
- a CDS encoding glycosyltransferase family 9 protein, translated as MKFLVIRFSSIGDIVLTTPAIRCLKLQVPDAEVHFLSKQSMKAVTEANPYIDKFYYFSSDLDSLIQALKAEQYDYIIDLHKNFRTWRIKKALKVPVLSYNKEVIEKVLLTRLHINKMAGRHIVDRCLDTLAPLGVQNDGKGMDYFIPATVRVKAEDLPLSHSAGFVAIVIGASYYTKKLPVYKLRELCAKLQYPIILVGGKEDKQEGEEIAKIDPVKIYNACGKFSLHESADIIRQSKLVISHDTGMQYIACALNKSVLAIWGGTSPALDVEPYYGTEQLLQHNKPAYHNFIVKGLACQPCSNYGTKTCPRAHFKCMQDQDINLIVATAGQYLTSMA; from the coding sequence TGGTCATTCGTTTTTCTTCTATCGGAGATATTGTATTGACAACACCGGCCATCCGTTGTTTGAAATTACAAGTACCCGACGCTGAAGTACATTTTTTGTCCAAGCAATCGATGAAAGCAGTTACTGAAGCCAATCCTTATATCGATAAGTTTTATTATTTCTCTAGTGATCTCGATAGCTTGATCCAGGCTTTAAAAGCAGAGCAATACGATTACATCATCGACCTTCACAAAAATTTCAGAACCTGGCGCATAAAAAAAGCACTGAAAGTTCCGGTATTGTCTTACAATAAAGAGGTCATTGAAAAAGTATTACTCACAAGACTGCACATCAATAAAATGGCAGGCCGACATATTGTGGATCGTTGTTTGGATACATTAGCACCACTTGGTGTTCAAAATGATGGGAAGGGAATGGACTATTTTATTCCTGCAACGGTGAGGGTAAAAGCTGAGGATCTTCCTTTATCGCATAGTGCGGGTTTTGTAGCCATTGTTATAGGCGCGAGTTATTATACCAAGAAACTGCCAGTTTATAAACTAAGGGAGCTTTGCGCCAAATTGCAGTACCCCATTATACTCGTGGGTGGAAAAGAAGATAAGCAAGAAGGAGAGGAGATCGCAAAAATTGATCCTGTTAAGATTTACAATGCTTGTGGCAAATTCAGTTTACATGAATCGGCAGATATCATTCGTCAATCCAAATTGGTGATATCGCATGATACCGGTATGCAATACATTGCTTGTGCACTCAACAAATCTGTACTTGCTATTTGGGGAGGTACTTCACCTGCATTGGATGTAGAGCCTTATTATGGTACAGAACAATTACTACAGCACAACAAACCTGCTTATCATAACTTCATCGTAAAAGGCTTGGCTTGTCAGCCTTGTTCTAATTATGGAACAAAGACTTGTCCGAGAGCACATTTTAAATGTATGCAGGATCAGGATATTAATTTGATCGTTGCTACTGCGGGTCAATATCTCACATCTATGGCATAA